The following coding sequences are from one Paenibacillus sp. JDR-2 window:
- a CDS encoding DUF1273 domain-containing protein codes for MKTLFATGYRAHELQIYNQKHKHIPYIKKAIEAKLIPLIEEGLEWVITPGQYGFDLWVCEVALELQSVYPQLKLSIITAFMNPDEQWNDEKKEYYRQIVTKVDYYGAVSHQPYVGPWQFQARDELLFRKSDGLLLFYDEDAAEGSPKYVKEKALKKHQEDGYELILITAEDIQNAAEEESYDSYVDTYESNYDEPIE; via the coding sequence TTGAAGACGTTGTTTGCAACCGGGTACCGGGCACATGAGCTTCAAATCTATAACCAAAAGCATAAACATATCCCCTATATAAAAAAAGCGATCGAAGCCAAGCTTATTCCACTTATTGAGGAGGGGCTGGAATGGGTCATCACGCCGGGGCAATACGGGTTTGATCTTTGGGTGTGCGAAGTAGCGCTAGAGCTTCAGTCGGTATACCCGCAGTTGAAGCTTTCGATCATTACCGCTTTTATGAATCCAGATGAGCAGTGGAACGACGAGAAAAAAGAGTACTACCGTCAGATTGTAACCAAGGTTGATTATTACGGGGCGGTGAGCCATCAGCCGTATGTTGGCCCTTGGCAGTTCCAGGCGAGAGACGAGCTGTTGTTCCGCAAATCGGACGGACTGCTTCTTTTCTACGATGAAGATGCTGCGGAGGGAAGTCCGAAGTACGTAAAAGAGAAAGCGCTGAAGAAGCATCAAGAAGACGGGTACGAGCTGATTCTTATTACGGCGGAGGACATCCAGAACGCGGCGGAAGAAGAAAGCTATGATTCCTATGTAGACACGTATGAGAGTAATTATGATGAGCCGATAGAGTAG
- a CDS encoding SEC-C metal-binding domain-containing protein produces the protein MSKLGRNEQCHCGSGLKYKKCCMSKDEQSARTSKASNAIRHFTEAELVHLVDHESTWANPQYAELAHELIASMKQDYKPNHIAMAVMIWHDFTNMTKPSYRKSGAFCAALEYMVCEVTESGKSKNELAEKYEVSAATITKRYQELSGFLMQQLEQNEQTPEAVAQ, from the coding sequence ATGTCTAAACTAGGTAGAAATGAACAATGTCACTGCGGCAGCGGCTTGAAATATAAAAAGTGCTGCATGTCGAAGGACGAACAATCGGCTAGAACAAGCAAAGCCTCCAATGCAATTCGTCATTTTACAGAAGCTGAACTGGTTCACTTGGTTGACCACGAATCCACGTGGGCTAATCCGCAATATGCAGAACTGGCACATGAACTTATTGCTTCCATGAAACAGGATTACAAGCCTAATCATATCGCAATGGCGGTTATGATCTGGCATGATTTCACGAATATGACGAAACCATCGTATCGCAAATCCGGCGCATTCTGTGCCGCGTTGGAATATATGGTCTGCGAGGTTACCGAGTCCGGTAAGAGCAAGAACGAGCTTGCCGAGAAATATGAAGTATCCGCTGCTACGATTACTAAGCGTTATCAGGAGCTTTCCGGCTTCCTTATGCAGCAGCTGGAGCAAAACGAGCAAACCCCAGAAGCGGTTGCTCAATAA
- a CDS encoding aminopeptidase, producing the protein MTNVAFESNLTKYAELIVKVGVNVQENQEVFITGAVDQADLVRLVAEQAYLAGASNVHVDWTDDSLSRLKYEKAADEVFTRFPEWETAKRNSFVERNAVFISIVSSSPDLLSGIDSQRIANFQKAAGQGLQAFRRAVQSDKVSWTVVAAAGKAWASKVFPNVNEEEAVNQLWEAIFKAVRLHSVDPVKAWEEHNTTLHSKAQALNESHFVKLHYTAPGTDMTIGLADKHIWVAAGSENQNHVSFMANMPTEEVFTVPQKTEVNGYVSSTKPLSYGGNIIDNFKITFEAGRIVKVEAEQGQETLQRLVDTDEGSHYLGEVALVPHESPISQSNILFYNTLFDENASNHLAIGSGYAFNIDGGKQMSPEELAENGVNASITHVDFMIGSAEMDIDGIKADGTIVPIFRKGNWAF; encoded by the coding sequence ATGACAAACGTTGCATTCGAAAGCAATCTGACCAAATACGCTGAACTGATCGTTAAGGTAGGCGTTAATGTTCAAGAGAACCAGGAGGTATTCATTACGGGGGCTGTCGATCAAGCGGACCTCGTACGACTTGTTGCGGAGCAGGCCTATTTGGCTGGGGCAAGCAATGTGCACGTCGATTGGACGGATGACAGTTTGTCCCGCCTGAAATACGAGAAAGCTGCCGATGAGGTATTTACCCGTTTCCCGGAATGGGAGACCGCCAAACGGAATTCCTTCGTTGAGCGTAATGCCGTATTTATCTCTATCGTTTCTTCCAGCCCGGATCTGCTGTCGGGCATTGACTCGCAGCGAATTGCCAACTTCCAAAAAGCTGCGGGCCAAGGTCTGCAAGCATTCCGCAGAGCGGTTCAATCCGATAAAGTGAGCTGGACCGTTGTAGCCGCGGCCGGTAAAGCCTGGGCTTCTAAAGTATTCCCGAACGTTAATGAGGAAGAAGCCGTCAACCAGCTTTGGGAAGCGATCTTCAAGGCGGTTCGTTTGCATTCCGTAGACCCGGTGAAAGCATGGGAAGAGCATAACACGACTCTTCATTCCAAAGCGCAGGCGCTGAATGAAAGTCATTTTGTAAAGCTGCATTATACGGCTCCAGGGACCGATATGACAATTGGACTGGCAGATAAGCATATTTGGGTTGCGGCCGGCAGCGAGAACCAGAACCATGTTTCCTTTATGGCAAACATGCCAACTGAGGAAGTATTTACGGTGCCGCAAAAGACGGAAGTTAACGGCTATGTCTCGAGCACAAAACCACTTAGCTACGGCGGCAATATTATCGATAACTTCAAAATTACGTTTGAAGCCGGCCGAATCGTGAAGGTAGAAGCAGAGCAAGGCCAGGAAACTCTTCAAAGGCTTGTTGATACAGACGAAGGCTCTCATTACTTGGGCGAGGTTGCGCTTGTGCCGCATGAATCGCCGATTTCGCAATCGAATATTTTGTTCTATAATACTTTGTTTGACGAGAATGCATCGAACCACTTGGCGATTGGCAGCGGTTATGCGTTTAATATCGACGGCGGCAAACAAATGTCCCCGGAAGAACTGGCCGAGAATGGCGTAAATGCAAGCATCACGCATGTTGACTTTATGATTGGATCTGCTGAGATGGATATTGACGGCATCAAAGCCGATGGAACCATTGTGCCGATCTTCCGCAAAGGGAACTGGGCATTTTAA
- a CDS encoding YqkE family protein has product MAKKKRTAPAANHRANTSPQQEQGTTLKDMLSADVLQKLKAQSDEMKAAEEQRKQKARTEAEEARKKEQKRLESDMGYLLENSKQDWRKYK; this is encoded by the coding sequence ATGGCGAAGAAGAAAAGAACGGCACCTGCCGCGAACCATAGGGCGAACACAAGCCCTCAGCAGGAGCAGGGGACAACGTTAAAGGATATGCTTAGCGCGGATGTCCTGCAGAAGCTTAAAGCCCAATCTGACGAGATGAAGGCGGCTGAGGAGCAGCGGAAGCAGAAAGCGCGGACGGAGGCTGAAGAGGCTCGCAAGAAGGAACAGAAGCGTCTGGAGAGCGATATGGGCTATCTGCTGGAGAACAGCAAGCAGGATTGGCGAAAATATAAATAA
- a CDS encoding choice-of-anchor I family protein — protein sequence MINKSRRFLSIFLAAEIAATALMGTGVAMADGGVTPLAGTPYNTSSEYSVNVPHVIINQVYGAGLSADASVLFSNGFIELYNPTDQDIDLSSWSLQYADRGTTATTGATNDWEVLNLSGTIKAHSSFLIKGKATTASAPLIDLSGKGDLTWDRFINNKGLKVALMSNQTKLTVANPFLTKPAGYVDMVGTGSNDDGSTIDGYEGAADLVDYPTGDKGGTSKKKAIRRTDFADSDINKNDFSQIDYDALKKAGIAGDIAAVAPRSTSDGPWGVTTPEQPETPETNPVTITTTTIAGATIGTAYTATVAAAGGTAPFTYSATNLPTGLTLNSATGVITGTPTADAKSSLVTVTATDSANPVATGTKSFWLTVGQQLRDMKDTLSVEKIGTLSIGTSNKDGGVAEIVKYNKDNNKFYLVNGSGNPPTLEIVSLGNAKGTLTTEKTVLVKDLSETKGFVYGDLTSVDINTTTKRVSVSVQEKDPLKPGKILVLDYDGNYVTEYGAGVQPDMIKSTEDGRYILTADEAEPRLVTQDAKGSITIVDTVTGKSTPAYFDDPSVIEDGVHIRGALDPVTNTVKSSGSKQDALYDLEPEYITLSADGKTAYVTLQENNAVAVVDIATQKVTAVKALGLKDYNNPANALDVQSNGSIQLETVPFKGMYMPDGAASYTVNGKTYILTANEGDASEFRVNASTAGALKGSLDPNSEAYKFLKDTTAYDAIEVAGDMGNDGIYMYGGRSFSIWNADSMDQVYDSGNDFENITAVRLPDYFNVSNSKITMDDRSVKKGPEPEDIKVGKVGDRQLAFIGLERVGGLMTYDVTDPEHPQFANYTNTRVFKGADDKVNLDTDTGPEGIEFIPASVSPTGQPLVLVAYEVGGKVGIYQLNVTKVSIAQKSLSLTAGGTASQLTATVVPANGSSSSVTWSSSDANIATVDQNGKVTPVKAGTAVIKATSADGYGVAESTVTVAASPVVTPEQPSSGGTGGGGTTIIDNGSSGANVVTKVDSTTNGSGKASANVTSSQFTSALKKLRNELSAGQAGSLTVSAIPDSKAKEAAIVLEKGIFTDAKDAALTELTIEAGVGTVSFDAKAIASIAAASKNNDVTITVRQSDAATAGAGLTGAKRTEFLQAVGSHPVFDFAVKANGSAITTFGGGTAHVQVPYTPAASEDRNAIIIYYVSDSGELVTVPSGVYDPATGTVSFEVTHFSRYAVAYNKKSFKDTTSNFAKDAITYLSARRIISGTSSSQFSPKARITRADFTILLSRIAGDQLSSYKAGKFSDVRTTDYYATAVQWAADKGITSGVGGGKFNPKASITRAEMAAMLVRFAGVMNFDLPAIQKAVTFADGSAIQASVKEAVKAVQQAGIINGKTKAGHSGVYFAPQDFATREETAKMLAVFMQLMSK from the coding sequence ATGATCAATAAAAGCAGACGCTTCTTGTCCATTTTCCTTGCTGCCGAAATCGCCGCTACAGCCTTAATGGGGACCGGTGTGGCAATGGCGGATGGCGGCGTAACTCCACTGGCCGGAACTCCTTACAACACTTCTAGCGAATACAGCGTCAACGTTCCGCACGTTATTATTAATCAGGTTTACGGTGCCGGATTAAGCGCCGATGCTTCGGTGCTTTTCTCGAACGGATTTATTGAGCTTTACAATCCGACTGATCAAGATATTGATTTATCAAGTTGGTCGCTTCAATATGCGGATCGTGGAACGACAGCTACTACAGGAGCAACCAATGACTGGGAGGTTTTAAATCTTTCCGGAACAATTAAAGCCCACTCGTCTTTTCTCATTAAAGGAAAGGCTACAACTGCATCTGCACCGCTTATCGATCTTTCTGGCAAAGGCGATTTGACATGGGATAGATTTATCAATAATAAAGGTTTAAAAGTTGCTCTTATGAGTAACCAGACGAAGCTTACCGTTGCTAATCCATTTCTGACGAAACCTGCCGGCTACGTAGATATGGTCGGAACCGGAAGCAATGATGACGGCAGTACAATCGACGGTTATGAAGGTGCAGCGGATCTTGTGGATTACCCTACCGGCGATAAAGGCGGTACTTCTAAGAAGAAGGCCATTCGTCGAACCGATTTTGCCGATAGCGATATTAACAAAAATGATTTTTCTCAAATTGATTATGACGCTTTGAAAAAAGCGGGTATTGCCGGTGATATCGCCGCGGTTGCGCCACGGAGTACTTCTGACGGCCCATGGGGAGTAACAACACCTGAACAACCGGAAACGCCTGAAACTAATCCGGTTACTATTACAACAACCACAATCGCAGGCGCAACAATCGGCACTGCTTATACGGCTACGGTTGCTGCTGCCGGCGGCACGGCGCCTTTTACTTACAGTGCAACAAATCTGCCAACCGGCCTTACTCTTAATAGCGCAACCGGCGTAATTACCGGTACGCCAACAGCGGATGCCAAGTCTTCCCTTGTTACGGTAACGGCAACGGACAGTGCGAATCCTGTTGCAACGGGAACCAAATCGTTCTGGCTTACAGTCGGCCAGCAGCTTCGCGATATGAAGGATACGCTTTCGGTTGAGAAAATCGGTACCCTCTCGATTGGCACGTCGAACAAAGACGGCGGCGTTGCCGAGATCGTCAAATACAATAAAGACAACAACAAGTTTTATCTGGTTAACGGTTCCGGCAATCCGCCTACTTTGGAGATCGTTAGCTTAGGCAATGCAAAAGGTACACTGACAACTGAAAAAACCGTTCTGGTGAAGGATCTTTCTGAGACAAAAGGTTTCGTTTACGGCGACCTGACAAGCGTAGACATCAATACAACAACGAAGCGGGTTTCCGTTTCCGTACAAGAGAAGGATCCGCTTAAGCCCGGTAAAATCCTTGTTCTCGATTATGACGGCAATTACGTAACCGAATACGGAGCGGGCGTACAGCCGGATATGATCAAATCAACCGAAGACGGCCGTTATATCCTGACAGCTGACGAAGCTGAACCGCGCCTTGTTACGCAGGATGCCAAAGGCAGCATCACAATTGTAGATACTGTAACCGGTAAATCTACGCCGGCATACTTCGATGACCCGTCTGTCATTGAAGATGGCGTGCATATCCGAGGCGCTTTGGATCCGGTAACGAATACGGTTAAGTCCAGCGGCTCGAAACAAGATGCGCTCTACGATCTGGAACCGGAATACATTACGCTTTCCGCCGACGGCAAAACCGCTTATGTAACGCTTCAAGAGAACAACGCCGTAGCGGTTGTTGATATTGCCACGCAGAAAGTTACCGCGGTAAAAGCGCTTGGCCTTAAAGACTATAATAATCCCGCCAACGCTTTGGATGTTCAATCCAATGGCTCTATTCAACTGGAGACTGTACCATTTAAAGGCATGTACATGCCGGATGGAGCTGCTTCCTATACGGTTAACGGTAAGACTTATATTCTAACGGCCAACGAAGGCGACGCATCTGAATTCCGCGTAAACGCAAGCACGGCGGGTGCTCTCAAGGGAAGCTTGGATCCTAATTCGGAAGCCTATAAGTTCCTGAAAGACACGACAGCCTACGACGCTATTGAAGTAGCGGGCGATATGGGCAACGATGGTATCTACATGTACGGGGGCCGTTCCTTCTCGATCTGGAACGCGGATTCGATGGATCAGGTGTATGACAGCGGCAATGATTTCGAGAATATCACGGCAGTCCGTTTACCGGATTATTTCAACGTCAGCAATAGCAAGATTACGATGGATGACCGAAGCGTGAAGAAAGGTCCGGAGCCTGAGGACATTAAGGTAGGCAAAGTAGGCGACAGACAACTTGCGTTTATCGGCCTGGAGCGCGTAGGCGGCTTGATGACGTATGACGTGACGGATCCGGAGCATCCTCAGTTTGCGAACTATACGAATACCCGTGTATTTAAAGGTGCTGACGATAAAGTAAATCTCGATACGGACACCGGTCCGGAAGGCATCGAATTTATCCCGGCTTCGGTCAGCCCAACAGGACAGCCCCTGGTGCTTGTCGCTTATGAAGTAGGCGGTAAAGTAGGCATCTACCAGCTGAACGTAACCAAAGTGTCCATTGCCCAGAAGTCTCTCTCTCTTACGGCGGGCGGAACGGCAAGTCAACTGACGGCAACGGTTGTACCTGCAAACGGTTCTTCGAGCAGCGTTACGTGGTCATCCTCGGATGCCAACATTGCAACGGTTGATCAGAACGGTAAAGTTACGCCTGTGAAAGCAGGTACGGCTGTCATCAAAGCAACAAGCGCGGACGGATACGGAGTAGCGGAAAGCACCGTAACTGTAGCGGCATCACCTGTAGTTACGCCTGAGCAGCCAAGCAGCGGCGGAACAGGTGGAGGCGGCACAACCATTATTGATAACGGATCTTCCGGAGCTAATGTAGTGACGAAAGTTGATTCGACAACAAACGGCTCGGGTAAAGCAAGCGCAAATGTGACATCCAGCCAATTTACATCTGCTTTGAAAAAACTGCGTAACGAATTGTCAGCCGGCCAGGCAGGCAGCTTGACGGTATCGGCCATACCGGACAGCAAAGCAAAAGAAGCAGCGATTGTTCTTGAGAAGGGGATTTTCACCGATGCTAAAGATGCAGCTCTGACGGAGTTGACGATTGAAGCGGGAGTCGGCACGGTATCCTTTGACGCAAAAGCTATCGCCTCTATTGCAGCGGCTTCCAAAAACAACGATGTTACGATTACCGTACGCCAGTCCGATGCGGCAACGGCCGGTGCAGGCTTAACGGGAGCTAAGCGTACCGAATTCCTGCAAGCTGTGGGCAGCCATCCGGTGTTTGATTTTGCGGTAAAAGCAAACGGCAGCGCAATTACCACCTTTGGCGGGGGCACTGCGCATGTTCAAGTACCGTATACGCCAGCGGCAAGCGAAGACCGTAATGCGATTATCATCTATTACGTCTCTGATAGCGGTGAACTTGTGACCGTACCGTCCGGTGTATATGATCCAGCTACGGGTACGGTAAGCTTTGAAGTCACTCATTTCTCCCGTTATGCGGTGGCGTACAACAAGAAGTCCTTCAAGGACACAACATCAAACTTTGCCAAAGACGCTATTACGTATCTTTCGGCACGCAGGATTATTTCCGGCACAAGCTCGAGTCAATTCTCGCCAAAAGCGCGGATTACTAGAGCAGACTTTACCATTCTTCTGTCCCGCATCGCAGGGGATCAATTAAGCAGCTACAAAGCAGGCAAGTTCTCGGATGTCCGTACGACCGATTATTATGCTACTGCCGTGCAATGGGCAGCGGACAAAGGCATTACCAGCGGAGTAGGCGGAGGCAAGTTTAATCCGAAGGCATCTATTACCCGTGCGGAAATGGCGGCTATGCTGGTTCGCTTTGCGGGTGTAATGAACTTCGATCTTCCTGCCATCCAGAAGGCGGTTACCTTTGCAGACGGCAGCGCTATTCAGGCAAGCGTGAAGGAAGCGGTGAAAGCCGTTCAGCAAGCAGGCATCATCAACGGCAAAACGAAAGCCGGCCATTCCGGCGTTTACTTCGCGCCTCAAGATTTTGCAACACGCGAGGAAACAGCCAAAATGCTTGCCGTATTTATGCAGCTGATGAGTAAGTAA
- the uraA gene encoding uracil permease, with amino-acid sequence MKLQEIGVHDRPPMGQSLMLSIQHLFAMFGSTVLVPNLLGVDPAICLLMNGIGTLLYLFIVKGKIPAYLGSSFAFIAPAGAVIGNHASHSDGYAAALGGFIAAGVVFTVVALIIQVAGTGWINVIFPPAAMGAIVAVIGLELIPVAAGMAGWIKAPSAPADQVWTPDGTAITISIVTLLITVLGSVLFRGFMRIIPILVGIVCGYLLSYFLGYTNFDNVTTSNWLAAPTFTAPTFEWAAILTIVPASLVVLAEHIGHLIVTGNIVKKDLSKDPGLHRSLLGNGISTLLSGFLGSTPNTTYGENIGVLAITRVYSTFVIGGAAVFAIVLSFFGKFSALIAGIPAPVMGGVSLLLFGVIAASGLRMLVESKIDYSKPTNLYLTTVVLVTGLSGAKITIGDFSLSGMALATVTAIILSLLFKIFEITRLSNDSEASGH; translated from the coding sequence ATGAAACTACAAGAAATCGGCGTCCACGATAGGCCGCCAATGGGCCAAAGCCTCATGCTGAGCATTCAGCATTTGTTCGCGATGTTTGGTTCAACCGTACTCGTTCCAAACCTGCTTGGCGTAGACCCGGCGATTTGTCTTCTGATGAACGGTATCGGCACTCTGCTTTATCTATTTATCGTAAAAGGAAAAATTCCCGCGTATCTCGGCTCCAGCTTTGCGTTTATCGCACCGGCCGGAGCGGTTATCGGCAACCATGCTTCCCACTCTGACGGCTATGCCGCAGCACTTGGCGGATTTATTGCAGCGGGCGTTGTGTTCACCGTTGTTGCGCTTATTATCCAAGTTGCGGGTACCGGCTGGATTAACGTGATTTTCCCGCCTGCTGCGATGGGCGCCATCGTAGCGGTTATCGGTCTTGAGCTTATTCCGGTTGCAGCCGGCATGGCCGGATGGATCAAAGCGCCAAGCGCACCGGCTGACCAAGTATGGACACCGGACGGCACGGCCATTACGATCTCTATCGTCACTTTGCTAATTACCGTGCTTGGTTCGGTCCTATTCCGCGGCTTCATGCGCATCATTCCGATTCTGGTTGGTATCGTATGCGGATATTTGCTGTCCTACTTCCTGGGTTATACAAACTTCGATAATGTAACGACGAGCAACTGGCTTGCGGCCCCTACATTCACGGCACCAACCTTTGAGTGGGCAGCAATTCTGACGATTGTTCCCGCTTCCCTGGTCGTTCTTGCCGAGCATATCGGCCATTTGATCGTAACCGGCAACATTGTCAAAAAAGATCTGTCCAAAGATCCGGGCCTGCACCGTTCGCTGCTCGGCAACGGGATTTCGACACTTCTGTCCGGCTTCCTGGGCTCTACGCCTAATACGACTTACGGCGAGAATATCGGCGTACTTGCGATTACGCGCGTCTACTCCACGTTCGTTATCGGCGGCGCGGCCGTATTCGCAATCGTACTGTCGTTCTTCGGCAAGTTCTCGGCATTGATCGCAGGTATTCCCGCTCCGGTTATGGGCGGCGTATCCCTGCTGTTGTTCGGCGTTATCGCGGCTTCCGGTCTCCGGATGCTTGTCGAGTCCAAGATCGACTACAGCAAACCAACCAACCTGTACCTGACAACGGTTGTTCTCGTAACCGGCCTTAGCGGCGCGAAAATTACAATCGGCGACTTCTCCCTCTCGGGAATGGCGCTTGCAACCGTAACGGCGATTATCCTGAGCCTGTTGTTCAAAATCTTTGAAATTACCCGCTTGTCCAATGATTCGGAAGCTTCCGGTCATTAA
- a CDS encoding sugar ABC transporter permease encodes MNLVTQGKKEHQTNILTEGKTLLKVNIREYGMYIALFVIMLTFSILTDGLFMSSRNISNLLDATGYIAVLAVGMTLVIVIRHIDLSVGFAAGFLGAIAAILLSQAGVPVYFTIPIILILGIVVGLFNGVLVASLGIPSFVASLAGMLIFRGALLRVTEKTGTIIVKDEHFNALGNGYIPSWFKMDDLNFLSLLLGVLVILLFIYFEISKRGNKIKYQFEVISKGMFTVKLIFVSAIIAYITYIIAGYNGFSWTVIIMLLVVVIYHFLTTSTVLGRHIYAVGSNPEAAHLSGINVKKITYIVFGSMGLLSALSGILFTARLQSATTTAGTLFELDAIAAAYVGGVSAAGGVGKVTGSIIGAIVMASLSSGMNLMGVGISYQYMIRGGVLAVAVIFDVMTRRKRS; translated from the coding sequence ATGAACTTAGTCACTCAGGGCAAAAAGGAACACCAGACAAACATTCTTACCGAAGGTAAAACATTGCTGAAAGTAAATATTCGCGAGTACGGCATGTACATTGCTTTGTTTGTTATTATGCTGACGTTCTCGATTCTTACGGACGGCTTGTTTATGTCTTCCCGTAACATTAGTAACCTTCTTGACGCGACCGGGTATATTGCGGTGCTCGCGGTAGGCATGACGCTTGTTATCGTAATTCGCCATATCGACTTGTCGGTAGGCTTTGCTGCAGGCTTCCTGGGAGCTATTGCCGCTATTTTACTATCGCAGGCGGGTGTCCCTGTCTATTTTACCATCCCGATTATCTTGATTTTAGGTATTGTTGTAGGCTTGTTTAACGGCGTGCTTGTTGCGTCGCTAGGCATCCCTTCATTCGTAGCTTCTCTCGCAGGCATGTTGATTTTCCGCGGCGCCTTGCTTCGCGTAACCGAGAAGACCGGTACGATTATCGTTAAGGACGAGCATTTTAACGCGCTGGGCAATGGCTACATCCCATCCTGGTTCAAGATGGACGATCTGAATTTCCTGTCCCTCCTGCTTGGCGTGCTTGTTATTCTTCTCTTTATTTACTTTGAAATTTCCAAACGCGGGAACAAGATCAAATACCAGTTCGAAGTGATCTCCAAAGGCATGTTCACCGTTAAGTTGATCTTCGTATCCGCTATTATTGCTTACATTACTTATATTATCGCAGGCTATAACGGCTTCTCCTGGACGGTTATTATCATGCTGCTGGTTGTTGTGATCTATCACTTCTTGACCACAAGCACCGTGCTTGGCCGTCATATATATGCGGTAGGCAGCAACCCGGAAGCGGCGCATTTGAGCGGGATCAACGTGAAAAAGATTACCTACATCGTGTTTGGCTCCATGGGTCTGCTCTCTGCTTTATCCGGCATTCTCTTCACGGCGCGTCTGCAGTCGGCAACAACAACAGCCGGTACGCTGTTCGAGCTTGACGCGATTGCGGCGGCGTATGTCGGCGGGGTATCGGCAGCAGGCGGCGTGGGTAAAGTCACCGGTTCGATTATCGGTGCGATCGTTATGGCTTCGCTATCAAGCGGCATGAACCTGATGGGGGTCGGTATCTCTTATCAATACATGATTCGCGGAGGCGTGCTTGCGGTTGCGGTAATCTTCGATGTGATGACTCGGAGAAAAAGAAGCTAA
- a CDS encoding Gfo/Idh/MocA family protein, with protein MLRIGIIGSNFITETFLNAARQVDKVEVTALYSRTEERAKAYADAQGIPHTFTDLEAMAQSDLIDAIYIASPNSLHAEYAITFMKNGKHVLCEKPLASNAAEVQAMFEAARENKVLLMEAMKSTVMPNFDAIRENLHKIGKVRTFFASFCQYSSRYDKYKAGEVLNAFQPELSNGSLMDIGTYCIYPLVVLFGKPDSVKASAVMLDSGVDGKGSLVLNYGDMEAILLHSKISNSNMPAEIQGEEGNMIIERISQPASVRIQYRDGRPEENISRPQADNSMLYEIQAFAELIERGELESPVNSYANSLAVMEIMDETRRQIGLVYPADKN; from the coding sequence ATGCTGCGTATTGGTATTATTGGCTCTAACTTTATTACGGAAACGTTTTTGAATGCTGCACGTCAGGTAGATAAGGTTGAAGTGACGGCGTTGTACTCGCGTACGGAGGAGCGTGCAAAGGCATATGCGGATGCACAGGGCATTCCTCATACCTTCACGGATCTTGAAGCGATGGCGCAAAGCGATCTGATTGATGCGATTTACATAGCAAGCCCGAATTCGCTGCATGCCGAGTATGCGATTACTTTTATGAAGAATGGGAAGCATGTGCTTTGCGAGAAGCCGCTAGCTTCCAATGCTGCTGAAGTGCAAGCGATGTTTGAAGCAGCGCGGGAGAATAAGGTACTGCTGATGGAAGCCATGAAGTCGACCGTAATGCCGAACTTTGACGCGATCCGCGAGAACCTGCACAAGATTGGCAAGGTCCGTACTTTCTTTGCTTCGTTCTGTCAGTATTCTTCTCGATATGACAAATACAAAGCAGGAGAAGTATTGAATGCTTTTCAGCCGGAATTGTCGAACGGATCGCTAATGGATATCGGTACATACTGCATATATCCGCTTGTCGTGCTGTTTGGCAAGCCGGACAGCGTCAAAGCAAGTGCGGTTATGTTGGACTCCGGTGTGGACGGCAAGGGCAGCTTGGTCCTGAATTACGGGGACATGGAAGCGATCCTGCTGCATTCGAAGATCTCGAATTCGAATATGCCTGCTGAAATTCAAGGCGAAGAAGGCAATATGATTATCGAGAGAATCAGTCAGCCGGCCAGCGTTCGGATTCAATACCGCGATGGGCGTCCTGAAGAAAACATCAGCAGACCGCAAGCGGACAATTCCATGCTATATGAGATTCAAGCTTTTGCCGAGCTAATTGAGCGTGGCGAGCTTGAATCGCCGGTTAACTCCTATGCCAACTCTCTGGCCGTAATGGAGATTATGGATGAGACACGCCGCCAGATCGGGCTTGTATACCCTGCAGACAAGAATTAG